From the Tachyglossus aculeatus isolate mTacAcu1 chromosome 21, mTacAcu1.pri, whole genome shotgun sequence genome, one window contains:
- the C21H16orf72 gene encoding UPF0472 protein C16orf72 homolog: MEDKKEEGEAEIQEHGPEHWFTKWERQCLAEAEQEEQLPPELQEEAAAAQPEHKQQKLWHLFQNSATAVAQLYKDRVCQQQGLSLWVPFQNAATAVTNLYKESVDAHQRSFDLGIQIGYQRRNKDVLAWVKKRRRTIRREDLISFLCGKVPPPRNSRAPPRLTVVSPNRATSTETSSSVETDLQPFREAIALHGLSGAMASISVRSSTPGSPTHVSSGSNASRRRNGLHDVDLNTFISEEMALHLDNGGTRKRTSAQCGDVITDSPTHKRNRMI; the protein is encoded by the exons ATggaggacaagaaggaggagggcgaggccgaGATCCAGGAGCACGGGCCCGAGCACTGGTTCACCAAGTGGGAGCGCCAGTGCCTGGCCGAggcggagcaggaggagcagctgcccccggagctgcaggaggaggcggcggccgcgCAGCCCGAGCACAAGCAGCAGAAGCTGTGGCACCTCTTCCAGAACTCGGCCACCGCCGTGGCCCAGCTCTACAAAG ACCGGGTGTGTCAGCAGCAAGGACTTTCCCTCTGGGTTCCCTTCCAGAACGCGGCCACCGCCGTCACCAACCTCTACAAAG aGAGTGTGGATGCTCATCAGCGGAGCTTTGATCTAGGAATTCAAATTGGCTATCAGCGTCGCAATAAGGATGTGTTAGCTTGGGTTAAAAAGCGCAGAAGAACTATTCGCAGGGAAGATTTGATCAGCTTCCTGTGTGGAAAAGTTCCTCCTCCACGAAACTCTAGAGCTCCCCCCAGACTGACTGTAGTATCCCCTAACCGAGCTACTTCAACAGAAACTAGCTCATCTGTAGAGACTGATTTGCAGCCCTTCCGTGAAGCCATAGCTCTGCATG gCCTTAGTGGTGCAATGGCTAGTATAAGCGTTCGTTCAAGTACCCCAGGCTCTCCTACTCATGTAAGCAGTGGATCGAATGCTAGCCGAAGGAGAAATGGACTCCATGATGTCGATTTGAACACTTTCATATCAGAAGAAATGGCACTCCACTTGGACAATGGTGGAACTAGAAAGCGTACCTCAGCCCAGTGTGGCGATGTCATCACAGACTCACCAACTCATAAACGCAACCGAATGATCTAA